A single genomic interval of Oryzias latipes chromosome 3, ASM223467v1 harbors:
- the LOC101162828 gene encoding mesoderm posterior protein 2-like, with protein sequence MDTSSVPFLDYSLQYQWCSDTDLSSTSSPETLSPVYSMDSSLSPSYQQPSQSTPRAAKNPYSQNLKSSPRSPSGRGRKLGQASRIRSKQRESASEKEKLRMRDLTKALHHLRSYLPPSVAPAGQTLTKIETLRLTIRYISYLSAQLGLSEEVLFQRREQADTSASSSPDIIRYFQNASAAGRAESQSLNQSLYQLHHFSQHAVMHSGECSFGAPQFSRQNSEGVQGNVRTSAELQTPPASQASCQMCGKDFCTPLVPREYWG encoded by the exons ATGGATACCTCCTCGGTCCCTTTTCTTGACTACAGCCTGCAGTACCAGTGGTGTTCCGACACGGACCTCTCCAGCACGTCTTCTCCAGAAACCCTGTCTCCTGTCTACTCCATGGACTCCAGCCTCTCCCCCTCCTACCAGCAGCCGTCACAGTCCACTCCCAGGGCAGCGAAGAACCCGTACTCCCAGAACCTCAAGTCCTCGCCCCGCTCCCCgtctggacgtggccggaagctGGGCCAAGCCTCCCGGATCCGCAGCAAGCAGAGGGAGAGCGCCAGCGAGAAGGAGAAGCTGAGGATGAGGGATCTGACCAAGGCTCTTCATCACCTCAGGTCCTACCTGCCGCCATCCGTCGCTCCTGCAGGCCAAACCCTGACCAAGATAGAAACGTTGCGCCTCACCATCCGCTACATCTCCTACCTGTCCGCCCAGCTGGGCCTCAGCGAGGAGGTGCTGTTCCAGAGGAGGGAGCAGGCGGATACATCCGCCAGCTCCTCTCCTGACATCATCCGCTACTTCCAGAACGCCTCAGCAGCTGGACGGGCGGAGAGCCAGAGCCTGAACCAGAGCCTATACCAGCTCCATCATTTCAGCCAGCATGCAGTGATGCATTCTGGGGAATGTAGTTTTGGAGCACCTCAGTTCAGCAGGCAGAACTCTGAGGGCGTTCAGGGAAACGTGAGGACCAGCGCAGAGCTACAGACACCTCCTGCCTCCCAGGCCTCCTGCCAG ATGTGCGGCAAAGACTTCTGCACTCCTCTGGTTCCAAGAGAGTACTGGGGTTAG
- the mesp gene encoding mesoderm posterior protein 1, with the protein MEMSFCFPLQFQENPLQFDWESLQEKPLGPDPSSDAGYHSAASSLSPTSSVDSCCFSPASLQTVGTEQDVLESFLFCSPAELHLTCQTGPPSSLSSASSPTAKKSRSRYLGKKRQTASEREKLRMRDLTKALHHLRTYLPPSVAPAGQTLTKIETLRLTIRYISYLSAKLGLSEEVLEQRRSLEPTQALGHLQGQQRASYGAQETSCSTVNEQRSSPQQSSQASDGVQFWIQQQQHPAVIFSGQC; encoded by the exons ATGGAGATGTCCTTCTGCTTCCCCCTTCAGTTCCAGGAGAACCCTTTGCAGTTTGATTGGGAGTCTCTGCAGGAAAAACCTCTGGGTCCGGATCCGTCCTCCGATGCTGGTTACCACAGTGCCGCCAGCAGCCTGTCTCCCACCTCCTCTgtcgactcctgctgcttctccCCTGCCTCCCTGCAGACTGTGGGGACTGAACAAGATGTGCTGGAGAGTTTTCTCTTCTGCAGCCCAGCAGAGCTTCATCTCACCTGCCAGACTGGGCCACCTTCCAGCTTATCCTCTGCCAGCAGCCCCACCGCAAAGAAATCTAGGTCCAGGTATCTGGGAAAGAAGCGCCAGACTGCCAGCGAGCGGGAGAAACTGCGGATGAGGGATCTGACCAAAGCTCTTCATCACCTCAGAACGTACCTGCCTCCATCCGTCGCTCCTGCGGGTCAAACCCTGACCAAGATCGAGACGCTGCGTCTCACCATTCGATATATCTCCTACCTGTCAGCCAAGCTGGGCCTCAGCGAGGAAGTGCTGGAGCAGAGGAGATCCCTGGAGCCAACCCAAGCCCTCGGACACCTCCAAGGTCAGCAGAGAGCGAGCTACGGCGCCCAGGAAACGAGCTGCAGCACCGTGAACGAGCAGCGCTCCTCGCCACAGCAATCCAGCCAG GCTTCAGACGGAGTTCAGTTCTGGATTCAGCAGCAGCAACATCCAGCTGTGATCTTCTCAGGACAGTGTTGA
- the LOC101163069 gene encoding aminopeptidase Ey-like: protein MGNGFHVRKGVALASLVAAVGAIVVIIALSVRLAQEKSRNAGTLSINVKPTFSAPEEPWDHYRLPNTLSPISYNVTLWPRLEPDANGLYQFSGNCTVVFKCTRETDLILIHSKELNLTLLDGFHARLTGLNGPAPRLKKTWEEIQTEYLVVQLDGPLQANSSYELFTEFVGKLSPNQKGFFRSVYIEDGEEKVIATTQMQPTYARKAFPCFDEPALKAVFHVTLIHPQNTTALSNSMASECVSIIVDGQDLVRTSFEPTKIMSTYLLAFAVCDFGHIRTEAGASVLIRVWARRKAIQRGMGNYALEKARPILPFYEKYFNTSYPLKKSDQIAIPGFGPSAMENWGLITYGESVFLHDLEKSFNEDKETVVYMISHELAHMWFGNLVTLRWWNDLWLNEGFASYISSLGSDHAEPTWNLNDLSVPEEILEAMVEDAFFVSHPLSVKEAEVRTPQEILSLFDGITYSKGAAVIRMMSNFVTEAVLTKGLQTYLKEFQYKNTVPKDLWKHLQMAVDEAGISLPRPVEEIMNRWVLQMGFPLITINTQTGNVTQKHFLSNPKHVVDRTSEFNYTWFVPITWMKNGKEEQKYWLLSKEDTNTDMALGPSDWLVANINLTGFFRVNYDAENWERIFNKLNSRHEDIPLLSRAQIIDDAFNLADLEMVNMTVALRTTSYLDKEVEYMPWRRADSHLENFFHILRPRGIYGPLQAFFREKVTPLFHHHRELTLNWTKSPTRHSDLYNQMTVIKLACKLEVKDCSQLTLTWFREWMKNSTTNKIRPSLRDAVYCSAMAAGGVEEWDFMWSIYRKNDTSDPDNLIYALSCTRQPWLINRYLEYCLDPEKVSEKDVISAITYMAYNPVGQPLLWDFVRTNWEVLAEKSFFSVEYVVYTVTKFFSTKFQYKQLLQFKEELKKQLSSVDGTFEEALKTVEDNMKWIERYKKEVHGWLISETSEEK, encoded by the exons ATGGGGAACGGCTTTCATGTCAGAAAAGGGGTGGCGTTGGCCTCTCTGGTCGCAGCAGTTGGTGCCATAGTGGTCATCATAGCTCTCTCTGTGAGGCTCGCTCAGGAGAAGTCAAGAAATGCAGGAACACTTTCAATCAATGTCAAGCCCACCTTTTCTGCTCCGGAGGAGCCATGGGACCACTACAGACTTCCGAACACCCTCAGTCCAATTTCCTACAATGTGACCCTCTGGCCCCGGCTGGAACCCGACGCAAATGGTCTGTACCAGTTCTCCGGGAACTGCACGGTGGTGTTTAAATGTACGAGGGAGACCGACCTCATCCTCATCCATTCCAAGGAGCTGAACCTCACCCTGCTGGATGGATTTCACGCCAGGTTGACGGGCCTGAATGGACCCGCGCCCCGTCTGAAGAAGACCTGGGAGGAGATTCAGACCGAGTACCTGGTGGTCCAGCTTGACGGCCCACTGCAGGCCAACAGCAGTTATGAACTCTTCACAGAGTTTGTTGGAAAACTGTCTCCAAACCAGAAAGGTTTCTTCAGGAGCGTATACATCGAGGACGGCGAGGAAAA GGTGATTGCAACAACTCAAATGCAGCCCACATATGCCAGGAAAGCCTTCCCGTGCTTTGATGAGCCGGCCTTGAAAGCTGTATTCCATGTGACGCTCATTCATCCACAAAACACCACGGCTCTCTCCAACTCCATGGCCTCCG AGTGTGTCAGCATCATTGTGGATGGCCAGGACTTGGTCAGGACCAGCTTTGAACCCACAAAGATCATGTCAACCTACTTGCTGGCTTTTGCTGTGTGTGATTTTGGACACATCAGGACAGAGGCGGGCGCAAGCGTTTTG ATCAGGGTCTGGGCTCGCCGGAAAGCCATACAGAGAGGAATGGGAAATTATGCCCTGGAGAAGGCCAGACCCATATTGCCATTCTATGAAAAGTACTTTAACACCTCATACCCGCTGAAGAAGTCTG accAGATTGCCATTCCTGGATTTGGTCCTTCAGCAATGGAGAACTGGGGGCTGATCACCTATGGGGAGTCTGTGTTTTTACACGACCTGGAAAAGTCGTTCAATGAAGACAAGGAGACAGTGGTGTACATGATCTCCCATGAGTTGGCACATATG TGGTTTGGAAACTTGGTGACCTTGAGGTGGTGGAACGACTTGTGGCTTAACGAAGGCTTTGCCTCCTACATCTCCTCCCTGGGATCAGACCATGCAGAACCAACATGGAACCTG AATGACTTAAGTGTGCCAGAGGAAATCCTGGAAGCGATGGTCGAAGATGCTTTTTTCGTGTCCCACCCCCTGTCTGTCAAAGAGGCGGAAGTCCGGACACCACAAGAAATCCTATCCCTGTTTGACGGCATCACCTACAGCAAG GGTGCCGCTGTCATTCGAATGATGTCAAACTTTGTGACTGAGGCGGTCTTGACCAAAGGATTGCAG ACTTATTTAAAAGAGTTCCAGTATAAAAACACGGTTCCAAAGGATCTATGGAAGCACTTGCAAATG GCGGTGGACGAAGCTGGCATCTCCTTGCCCCGACCTGTAGAGGAGATTATGAATCGATGGGTTTTACAGATGGGTTTTCCACTGATCACCATCAACACAcagacaggaaatgtcacccagaAACACTTCTTGTCAAACCCAAAACATGTGGTGGACAGAACTTCAGAGTTCAA CTACACATGGTTCGTCCCCATCACCTGGATGAAGAATgggaaagaagaacaaaaatacTGGCTTCTTTCCAAAGAGG ATACAAACACAGACATGGCCCTGGGgccttctgattggttggtgGCCAACATAAATTTGACGGGTTTCTTCAGAGTCAATTATGATGCTGAAAACTGGGAGCGCATCTTCAACAAACTAAACTCCAGACATGAG GACATTCCACTGCTCAGCCGAGCTCAGATTATAGACGACGCCTTTAATTTAGCAGA TCTGGAGATGGTGAACATGACTGTGGCTCTGAGAACCACCTCGTACCTGGATAAGGAAGTTGAGTACATGCCTTGGCGCCGAGCAGACTCCCACTTGGAGAATTTCTTTCACATCCTTCGTCCAAGAGGGATTTATGGACCCTTGCAG GCATTCTTCAGAGAAAAGGTCACACCTTTGTTTCACCACCACAGGGAGCTAACCCTTAACTGGACCAAGAGTCCAACACGTCACTCCGATCT GTACAACCAGATGACAGTCATCAAGCTGGCCTGCAAATTGGAAGTGAAAGACTGCTCTCAGCTCACCCTGACATGGTTCAGAGAGTGGATGAAAAATTCCACCACCAACAA AATTCGCCCTAGTTTGAGGGATGCCGTTTACTGCAGCGCAATGGCAGCCGGAGGGGTGgaggagtgggactttatgtGGTCCATATACAGGAAAAACGACACGTCAGACCCTGACAACCTGATTTATGCTCTGTCCTGCACCAGACAGCCTTGGCTCATCAACAG gtatttggagtacTGTTTGGATCCAGAGAAAGTCTCAGAGAAGGACGTCATTTCTGCCATTACTTACATGGCTTATAACCCCGTCGGCCAACCTCTGCTTTGGGACTTTGTCAGAACCAACTGGGAGGTCTTGGCTGAAAA gagttttttttctgtggagtATGTGGTTTACACTGTAACCAAATTTTTCTCCACTAAGTTTCAATACAAACAG ctgctgcagttcaaagagGAACTTAAAAAGCAGCTGAGCTCGGTAGATGGGACTTTTGAGGAAGCTTTGAAGACTGTGGAGGACAACATGAAATGGATTGAGAGGTACAAGAAAGAGGTGCATGGCTGGCTCATCAGTGAAACTTCAGAGGAGAAGTGA